One genomic region from Streptomyces sp. NBC_00457 encodes:
- a CDS encoding SDR family NAD(P)-dependent oxidoreductase: protein MGRLDEKITVVTGAASGIGAATARRVAAEGAHTVVADLNLDGAKAVTEEIRAAGGSALAVQVDLGDIESVRAMVEAAVQTYGGLDVLDNNAAATHLAAHQDLAVAEADPAVWDDTMRINLRGTMVAIQAAVPHMIARGGGSIINTSSCSGIAGDLRNPAYGASKAALINLTKYVATQHGKQGIRCNAIAPGFIVTPASDDSAHGAIREAMLRHHLTPRLGLPEDVASAVVFLASDESVFITGHTLRVDGGLLAHQPYVADLRDSM, encoded by the coding sequence ATGGGACGACTCGACGAAAAGATCACCGTCGTGACCGGCGCCGCCTCCGGGATCGGCGCCGCCACCGCCCGCCGCGTGGCGGCCGAGGGCGCGCACACGGTGGTCGCCGATCTGAACCTCGACGGCGCCAAGGCCGTCACGGAGGAGATCCGGGCCGCCGGCGGATCCGCGCTCGCGGTCCAGGTCGACCTCGGGGACATCGAGAGCGTACGGGCCATGGTGGAGGCGGCCGTCCAGACGTACGGCGGCCTCGACGTCCTGGACAACAACGCCGCCGCCACCCACCTGGCCGCCCATCAGGACCTCGCGGTCGCGGAGGCCGACCCGGCCGTCTGGGACGACACCATGCGGATCAACCTGCGCGGCACCATGGTCGCGATCCAGGCCGCCGTCCCGCACATGATCGCGCGGGGCGGCGGGTCCATCATCAACACCTCGTCCTGTTCCGGCATCGCGGGGGACCTGCGCAACCCCGCGTACGGCGCCTCGAAGGCCGCGCTCATCAACCTCACGAAGTACGTCGCCACGCAGCACGGCAAGCAGGGCATTCGCTGCAACGCCATCGCGCCCGGATTCATCGTCACGCCGGCGAGCGACGACTCGGCGCACGGAGCGATCCGGGAAGCGATGCTGCGCCATCACCTCACCCCACGGCTGGGGCTGCCGGAGGACGTCGCCTCGGCGGTCGTCTTCCTCGCCTCCGACGAGTCCGTGTTCATCACCGGGCACACCCTGCGCGTGGACGGCGGGCTGCTGGCCCATCAGCCGTACGTGGCGGATCTGCGCGACAGCATGTGA
- a CDS encoding acetyl-CoA acetyltransferase, with product MGSHGIRDRVAIVGMGCTPFGEHWNRSADDLLVDAVGEAVTSAGITLDDIDAFWLGTQASGVSGLTLSRPLHLPCKPVTRLENMCATGSEALRNACYAVASGAYDVAMAVGVEKLKDSGMSGLSGTTMPGAGDDSRGEITAPANFSLLAPAYAAKYGLGEAELKDVITRIAWKNHANGARNPRAQFRKEVPLERIKSAPIVAGMLGVFDCSGVSDGSAAAIVVRAEDAYRYTDKPIFVKALSLVAGPADGLQDPEYDFTTFPEVVASAQEAYRQAGVTDPRAEIALAEVHDCFTPTELVLMEDLGFSGRGQAWKDVTSGVFDLDGSLPVNPDGGLKAFGHPIGASGLRMMFEAWLQLRGEAPPERTVRTLAEGRSLALTHNLGGGPGECVSFVSLVGSELTD from the coding sequence ATGGGCTCGCACGGAATTCGGGACCGCGTCGCCATCGTCGGCATGGGCTGCACGCCTTTCGGCGAACACTGGAACCGCTCGGCCGACGACCTGCTGGTCGACGCGGTCGGCGAGGCGGTCACCTCGGCCGGCATCACCCTCGACGACATCGACGCGTTCTGGCTCGGCACCCAGGCCTCCGGCGTCTCCGGCCTCACCCTCAGCCGCCCGCTCCATCTGCCCTGCAAGCCGGTCACCCGCCTGGAGAACATGTGCGCGACCGGCTCGGAGGCCCTGCGGAACGCCTGTTACGCGGTCGCCTCGGGCGCCTACGACGTGGCCATGGCGGTCGGCGTCGAGAAGCTCAAGGACTCCGGGATGAGCGGGCTCTCGGGTACGACGATGCCGGGCGCCGGTGACGACAGCCGCGGCGAGATCACCGCACCGGCCAACTTCTCCCTCCTCGCCCCCGCCTACGCCGCCAAGTACGGCCTGGGCGAAGCCGAGTTGAAGGACGTCATCACCCGTATCGCCTGGAAGAACCACGCCAACGGCGCGCGCAACCCGCGCGCCCAGTTCCGCAAGGAAGTCCCGCTGGAACGCATCAAGTCCGCGCCCATCGTCGCGGGCATGCTCGGCGTCTTCGACTGCTCCGGCGTCTCCGACGGCTCGGCCGCCGCGATCGTCGTACGCGCCGAGGACGCCTACCGGTACACGGACAAGCCGATCTTCGTGAAGGCACTGTCGCTCGTGGCGGGACCGGCGGACGGACTCCAGGACCCGGAGTACGACTTCACCACCTTCCCCGAGGTCGTCGCCTCCGCCCAGGAGGCCTACCGCCAGGCCGGTGTCACCGACCCGCGCGCCGAGATCGCACTCGCCGAGGTCCACGACTGCTTCACGCCCACGGAGCTGGTGCTGATGGAGGACCTGGGCTTCTCCGGGCGCGGGCAGGCCTGGAAGGACGTCACCAGCGGCGTGTTCGACCTGGACGGCTCGCTGCCGGTCAATCCGGACGGCGGACTGAAGGCGTTCGGCCACCCCATCGGAGCCTCGGGGCTGCGCATGATGTTCGAGGCGTGGCTGCAGTTGCGCGGCGAGGCACCACCGGAGCGCACCGTGCGCACGCTCGCCGAGGGCCGTTCCCTCGCACTCACGCACAACCTGGGCGGCGGACCCGGCGAATGCGTATCATTCGTGTCATTGGTCGGCAGCGAACTCACAGACTGA
- a CDS encoding OB-fold domain-containing protein, translated as MAGLIAYGAYVPYHRLARADLAAVLGTPPGKGTRAVAGYDEDTTSMAVEAARGALAPDGLRPRIGQLFLATAAPAYLDKTNATAVHAALGLDEHVLAADMAGSVRSGLGALITAARSTVPTLTVLSDLRTGLPGGSDESAGGDGAAAFVFGGHRDSTPVIAELLAHDTVSDEILDRWRLPGSPTSRVWEERFAEEIYVDLAGEALTAALDRAGLDIAAVDHLIVSGLHARACASVRRKTGARPEAVTADLTAAIGNPGTAQPGLLLADVLDRARPGETIALVVLGDGAGVILLRTTDALPAHRSARPVAGQIAAGSAPMPYATYLSWRGLLDREPPRRPDPEPPYAPPAHRRNRWKYGFVAARCEKCGTRHLPPDRVCTSCRSVDAMTGEPMADVRGTVATFTVDRLAHTPSPPMLVVVVDYDGGGRFRCQLTDATEADAVIGARVEMTFRRTVTAAGVHNYFWKARPVRTDED; from the coding sequence ATGGCCGGACTGATCGCGTACGGCGCCTATGTGCCGTACCACCGCCTCGCCCGCGCCGATCTCGCCGCCGTGCTCGGCACACCGCCCGGCAAGGGCACACGCGCGGTCGCGGGCTACGACGAGGACACCACCTCGATGGCTGTCGAGGCGGCCCGCGGCGCCCTCGCCCCCGATGGGCTGCGCCCCCGCATCGGCCAGCTCTTCCTCGCCACCGCGGCCCCCGCCTACCTCGACAAGACGAACGCCACCGCCGTGCATGCCGCCCTCGGCCTCGACGAGCACGTCCTCGCCGCCGACATGGCGGGCTCCGTACGCTCCGGCCTCGGCGCCCTCATCACGGCCGCCCGCTCCACCGTCCCGACCCTCACGGTCCTGTCCGACCTGCGCACCGGCCTGCCCGGCGGCAGCGACGAGTCCGCGGGCGGCGACGGCGCGGCGGCGTTCGTGTTCGGCGGACACCGCGACAGCACCCCCGTCATCGCGGAACTCCTCGCGCACGACACGGTGAGCGACGAGATCCTGGACCGGTGGCGCCTGCCCGGCTCGCCCACCTCCCGGGTGTGGGAGGAACGCTTTGCCGAGGAGATCTACGTCGACCTCGCGGGCGAGGCCCTCACCGCCGCGCTCGACCGGGCGGGACTCGACATCGCCGCCGTCGACCACCTCATCGTCTCCGGCCTGCACGCGCGCGCGTGCGCCTCGGTACGACGCAAGACCGGCGCCCGCCCCGAAGCCGTCACCGCCGACCTCACCGCGGCGATCGGCAACCCCGGCACAGCCCAGCCCGGCCTGCTCCTCGCCGACGTCCTCGACCGCGCCCGCCCCGGCGAGACCATCGCGCTGGTCGTGCTCGGCGACGGCGCCGGAGTCATCCTCCTGCGCACGACGGACGCCCTGCCGGCCCACCGCAGCGCCCGCCCGGTCGCCGGGCAGATCGCGGCGGGCAGCGCGCCGATGCCGTACGCCACCTATCTCTCCTGGCGCGGCCTGCTCGACCGGGAACCGCCCCGCCGCCCCGACCCCGAACCGCCGTACGCCCCGCCCGCGCACCGCCGCAACAGGTGGAAGTACGGCTTCGTGGCGGCCCGTTGCGAGAAGTGCGGCACCCGCCACCTTCCTCCGGACCGCGTCTGCACGTCCTGCCGCAGCGTCGACGCGATGACCGGCGAACCGATGGCGGACGTACGCGGCACGGTCGCGACCTTCACGGTCGACCGGCTCGCGCACACGCCGAGCCCGCCGATGCTCGTCGTGGTCGTCGACTACGACGGCGGCGGCCGGTTCCGCTGCCAGCTCACCGACGCCACCGAGGCCGACGCCGTCATCGGCGCCCGAGTGGAGATGACCTTCCGGCGCACCGTCACCGCGGCCGGCGTCCACAACTACTTCTGGAAGGCCCGTCCGGTCCGTACGGACGAGGACTGA
- a CDS encoding acetyl-CoA C-acetyltransferase: MRDAVICEPVRTPVGGYGGVLKDVTAAELAATVVRAVLERTGIPPGAVDDVLLGQCYPNGEAPAIGRVAALDAGLPVEVPGLQIDRRCGSGLQAVIIAAMQVQTGASDLVLAGGVESMSQAEFYTTDVRWGVRGAGTTLHDRLARGRVTSGGVNHPVPGGMLETAENLRREYGIPREEQDRLALRSHEKAVAAQREGRFADEIVPVTVRTRKGETVVDTDEHPRPDSTLEKLAALRPVLGRKDPDATVTAGNASGQNDGASLCIVTHPERAAELGLRPLGRLVSWAVAGVPPETMGIGPVPATAKALERAGLKLADIDLIELNEAFAAQVLACTREWALTEADFERFNVNGSGISLGHPVGATGGRILATLLRELDRRDARYGLETMCLGGGQGLAAVFERPIDITAQGGR; the protein is encoded by the coding sequence ATGCGTGACGCGGTGATCTGCGAACCCGTGCGCACCCCCGTCGGCGGCTACGGAGGTGTCCTGAAGGACGTCACCGCGGCCGAACTCGCGGCCACGGTCGTGCGGGCGGTGCTGGAACGGACCGGCATACCGCCCGGCGCCGTCGACGACGTACTCCTCGGCCAGTGCTACCCCAACGGTGAGGCCCCCGCGATCGGCCGGGTAGCCGCCCTGGACGCGGGCCTGCCCGTCGAGGTGCCGGGCCTCCAGATCGACCGCCGGTGCGGCTCCGGGCTCCAGGCCGTGATCATCGCGGCCATGCAGGTGCAGACCGGCGCGAGCGACCTCGTCCTGGCCGGGGGAGTGGAGTCGATGAGCCAGGCCGAGTTCTACACCACCGACGTGCGGTGGGGCGTACGCGGCGCGGGCACCACCCTGCACGACCGGCTGGCCCGCGGCCGGGTCACCTCCGGAGGCGTCAACCACCCTGTCCCCGGCGGCATGTTGGAGACGGCCGAGAACCTGCGGCGCGAGTACGGCATCCCGCGCGAGGAACAGGACCGACTGGCTCTGCGCTCCCACGAAAAGGCCGTCGCCGCCCAGCGGGAGGGCCGGTTCGCGGACGAGATCGTGCCGGTCACCGTACGCACTCGCAAGGGTGAGACGGTCGTGGACACCGACGAACACCCGCGCCCCGACTCGACGTTGGAGAAGCTCGCGGCACTGCGCCCCGTCCTCGGCCGCAAGGACCCGGACGCGACCGTCACCGCCGGAAACGCCAGCGGCCAGAACGACGGCGCCTCACTCTGCATCGTCACCCACCCCGAACGCGCCGCCGAACTCGGCCTGCGCCCGCTGGGCCGCCTGGTCTCCTGGGCCGTCGCGGGCGTACCGCCGGAGACGATGGGCATCGGCCCGGTACCCGCCACAGCCAAGGCTCTGGAACGGGCGGGTCTCAAACTCGCCGACATCGACCTCATCGAACTCAACGAGGCCTTCGCCGCCCAGGTGCTCGCCTGCACTCGCGAATGGGCCCTGACCGAGGCCGACTTCGAGCGGTTCAACGTCAACGGCTCCGGTATCTCGCTCGGTCACCCCGTCGGCGCCACCGGCGGCCGGATCCTCGCCACCCTGCTGCGCGAACTCGACCGCCGCGACGCCCGCTACGGCCTGGAGACCATGTGCCTCGGCGGTGGACAGGGCCTGGCCGCGGTCTTCGAGCGGCCCATCGACATCACTGCTCAGGGAGGACGCTGA
- the fabG gene encoding 3-oxoacyl-ACP reductase FabG → MGLLDGRSAVITGGAQGIGFEIAGVLGSAGASVVLGDINEDAAAEAAERLTKNGVAATSLRCDVTDEDEVAALVAHCADIFGPVGVMINNAGITRDATLRKMQIADFRAVVDVHLTGAWNGTRFAAESMRAHGVGGSIVNISSIAGKVGNFGQTNYSAAKAGLVGLTKASAKELARAGIRVNAVQPGLIRTAMTEAMPQAAWDAKLAEIPMNRAGEPAEVAQAVLFLASGMASYITGAVLEVTGGRYM, encoded by the coding sequence ATGGGACTGCTGGACGGCCGTAGCGCGGTGATCACCGGTGGCGCACAGGGCATCGGCTTCGAGATCGCCGGTGTGCTCGGCAGCGCGGGTGCGTCGGTGGTCCTCGGCGACATCAACGAGGACGCGGCGGCCGAGGCGGCCGAGCGCCTCACCAAGAACGGCGTCGCCGCCACCTCCCTGCGCTGCGATGTCACGGACGAGGACGAGGTCGCCGCCCTCGTCGCGCACTGCGCCGACATCTTCGGGCCCGTCGGCGTGATGATCAACAACGCCGGCATCACCCGGGACGCGACCCTGCGCAAGATGCAGATCGCCGACTTCCGCGCCGTCGTCGACGTCCACCTCACGGGCGCCTGGAACGGCACCCGGTTCGCGGCCGAGTCGATGCGCGCGCACGGCGTGGGCGGCAGCATCGTCAACATCTCCTCGATCGCCGGCAAGGTCGGCAACTTCGGCCAGACCAACTACAGCGCCGCCAAAGCAGGCCTCGTCGGCCTCACCAAGGCCTCCGCCAAGGAACTGGCCCGCGCCGGCATCCGCGTCAACGCCGTCCAGCCCGGGCTGATCCGTACGGCCATGACCGAGGCCATGCCGCAGGCCGCCTGGGACGCCAAGCTCGCCGAGATCCCGATGAACCGCGCGGGCGAGCCCGCCGAGGTCGCCCAGGCGGTCCTCTTCCTCGCCTCCGGCATGGCGAGCTACATCACCGGAGCGGTTCTCGAGGTGACCGGTGGTCGATACATGTGA
- a CDS encoding acyl-CoA dehydrogenase family protein, translating into MDITYPPETQAFRSEVKAFLADALPADWHGIGALDEEAAWAFARDWRGRLAERGYLSLTWPEEYGGLGLSKLHQVVLMEELALAGVPFGLPQDTFGVKMLANTLLRWGTEEQKSHFLPRILSGEDTWCQGYSEPDAGSDLASLTTRAVREGDEWVIDGQKVWTSGAHHCDWIFVLARTDRDAPKHRGISFLLVPLDQPGVEVRPFRMMSGQLHFNEVFFTGARTRADLVVGGVDNGWTVAQSLLGVERGEEAATNPILFKAEVERLVELARQYGKDQDPVVRQRIAWCWSKVEIMRFLGYRILTGWLKGAEPGPESSIAKLYWSEYHTEVTDLAMDIMGLHAQVPQGRPPLRTYRTDDPGAANSSASWSTTYLIARSGTIYAGTSQVQRNILAERVLGLPREPRV; encoded by the coding sequence GTGGACATCACTTATCCCCCGGAGACCCAGGCGTTCCGGAGCGAGGTCAAGGCGTTCCTCGCGGACGCCCTTCCGGCCGACTGGCACGGCATCGGCGCCCTCGACGAGGAGGCCGCGTGGGCCTTCGCCCGCGACTGGCGGGGGCGGCTCGCGGAGCGCGGCTACCTCTCGCTCACCTGGCCCGAGGAGTACGGCGGCCTCGGTCTCTCCAAGCTCCACCAGGTCGTCCTGATGGAGGAACTGGCGCTGGCGGGCGTGCCGTTCGGGCTGCCGCAGGACACGTTCGGCGTGAAGATGCTGGCGAACACCCTGCTGCGCTGGGGCACGGAGGAGCAGAAGAGCCACTTCCTGCCGCGCATCCTCAGCGGCGAGGACACCTGGTGCCAGGGCTACTCCGAGCCGGACGCGGGCTCGGACCTCGCCTCGCTCACCACCAGGGCCGTACGGGAGGGCGACGAGTGGGTGATCGACGGCCAGAAGGTGTGGACCTCGGGCGCCCACCACTGCGACTGGATCTTCGTCCTGGCCCGCACGGACCGCGACGCCCCCAAGCACCGCGGCATCTCCTTCCTCCTCGTCCCCCTCGACCAACCCGGGGTCGAGGTCCGCCCGTTTCGCATGATGAGCGGCCAGCTCCACTTCAACGAGGTCTTCTTCACCGGCGCCCGCACCCGGGCCGACCTCGTCGTGGGCGGCGTCGACAACGGCTGGACGGTCGCCCAGAGCCTGCTGGGCGTGGAGCGCGGGGAGGAGGCCGCGACCAACCCGATCCTCTTCAAGGCCGAGGTCGAGCGCCTCGTCGAACTCGCCCGCCAGTACGGCAAGGACCAGGATCCCGTCGTACGGCAGCGCATCGCCTGGTGCTGGTCCAAGGTCGAGATCATGCGCTTCCTCGGCTACCGCATCCTCACCGGCTGGCTGAAGGGCGCCGAGCCCGGCCCGGAGTCGTCGATCGCCAAGCTGTACTGGAGCGAGTACCACACCGAGGTCACCGACCTGGCGATGGACATCATGGGCCTCCACGCCCAGGTCCCACAGGGCCGCCCACCCCTACGCACCTACCGCACCGACGACCCCGGCGCCGCGAACTCCTCGGCATCCTGGTCGACGACGTACCTCATCGCCCGCTCGGGCACGATCTACGCAGGAACGTCCCAGGTACAGCGGAACATCCTCGCGGAGCGGGTACTGGGGCTACCGAGAGAACCGAGGGTGTAG
- a CDS encoding DUF2889 domain-containing protein translates to MTRAELPLHRRTITISAYEEDDGAELSVEAELADVRPREDASAATVHRMVLAVRVRLADMVIVGADADMRTFPHAECPLIVPAFEGLVGLSVAAGFNRAIQGRFRGISGCTHLYELARALGPAVVQAAISANARRRDSGRPSHGPRSTAGVLNSCHIWAPDGVGLRKLDAGWRPGEGPVPVPEVEAFEGR, encoded by the coding sequence GTGACCCGCGCGGAGCTGCCGCTGCACCGTCGCACGATCACCATCAGCGCCTACGAGGAGGACGACGGCGCCGAGCTGTCCGTCGAGGCGGAACTGGCCGACGTACGGCCGCGGGAGGACGCGTCGGCCGCGACGGTCCACCGGATGGTGCTGGCGGTGCGGGTTCGGCTCGCGGACATGGTCATCGTGGGGGCCGACGCGGACATGCGGACGTTTCCGCATGCCGAATGCCCGCTGATCGTCCCGGCGTTCGAGGGTCTGGTCGGGTTGAGTGTGGCCGCGGGGTTCAATCGGGCGATCCAGGGGCGGTTTCGGGGGATCTCGGGCTGCACTCATCTGTACGAGCTTGCCCGTGCGCTGGGGCCCGCCGTTGTGCAGGCCGCGATCTCGGCGAATGCGCGGCGGCGGGATTCGGGGCGGCCGTCTCATGGTCCGCGCTCCACCGCCGGCGTCCTGAACAGCTGCCATATCTGGGCGCCGGACGGTGTGGGGCTGCGGAAGTTGGATGCGGGGTGGCGGCCGGGGGAGGGGCCGGTGCCGGTGCCGGAGGTTGAAGCGTTCGAGGGGCGTTAG
- a CDS encoding enoyl-CoA hydratase-related protein gives MVILSDLTDDGVMLLTLNRPERHNAWTLEMELLYNELFDRAESDPGVRAVVLTGAGRSFCPGMDMSVLDGASSGAKPWPTDQLPPRTRPMTFPKPVVAAINGACAGIGFNQALMCDVRFAVPGARFAAAFSARGLVAEDGVSWILPRLVGYGNASDLLLSSRRIEGPEALAMGLVNRLVEPEELLPTALAYATELARSASPYAMSLIKRQLADDQARSFVASRDSAAALLATAKRAPDYREGVRSFIERREPEFAALGEAAS, from the coding sequence ATGGTGATCCTCTCCGACCTCACCGACGACGGGGTCATGCTGCTGACCCTCAACCGGCCCGAGCGGCACAACGCCTGGACCCTGGAGATGGAGCTGCTCTACAACGAGCTGTTCGACCGCGCCGAGTCCGATCCCGGCGTACGGGCCGTGGTCCTCACCGGCGCAGGGCGCAGCTTCTGCCCCGGGATGGACATGAGCGTGCTCGACGGGGCGTCCTCCGGGGCCAAGCCGTGGCCGACCGATCAGCTGCCGCCGCGCACCCGGCCGATGACCTTCCCGAAGCCCGTCGTGGCCGCGATCAACGGTGCCTGCGCCGGTATCGGCTTCAACCAGGCGCTGATGTGCGACGTGCGGTTCGCCGTGCCGGGCGCCCGGTTCGCCGCCGCGTTCAGTGCGCGCGGGCTGGTCGCGGAGGACGGGGTGTCCTGGATCCTGCCCCGGCTGGTCGGCTACGGGAACGCCAGCGATCTGCTGCTGTCCTCGCGCCGGATCGAGGGGCCGGAGGCGCTGGCGATGGGCCTGGTCAACCGTCTCGTCGAGCCGGAGGAACTGCTCCCGACGGCACTCGCGTACGCCACCGAACTCGCCCGCTCCGCCAGCCCGTACGCGATGTCCCTGATCAAGCGGCAGCTCGCCGACGACCAGGCGCGGAGCTTCGTGGCGAGCCGGGACAGCGCGGCCGCGCTGCTGGCCACGGCGAAACGCGCCCCCGACTACCGGGAGGGCGTGCGCAGCTTCATCGAGCGACGGGAGCCGGAGTTCGCCGCGCTGGGCGAGGCGGCGTCGTGA
- a CDS encoding FadR/GntR family transcriptional regulator, whose product MAEAARAEAPPMPAPSRARVGRQVRVPKTAELVAAHLRRQIVRGELKPDDALPPESGLMEQFGISRPTLREAFRVLESESLITVRRGAHGGARVSAPDADVAARFAGLILEYRGATLGDVYRAAALIEPPCARQLAVKHTADDIKRLRDAVAAEKSVLDDPLALVDAQDAFHALLVELTGNQTLILLCGMLRTIVDRANASYTAAATDTETQKAQALKGHRAHVRLVGLIESGKADEAEKLWQRHISSADDVVNSAGPKTVLELID is encoded by the coding sequence GTGGCCGAGGCAGCCCGCGCAGAAGCGCCCCCCATGCCCGCCCCCTCCCGCGCCCGCGTCGGACGCCAGGTGCGCGTACCGAAGACGGCCGAGCTGGTCGCCGCGCATCTGCGCCGCCAGATCGTGCGGGGCGAGCTGAAGCCCGACGACGCGCTGCCGCCGGAGTCGGGGCTGATGGAGCAGTTCGGCATCTCCCGGCCGACCCTGCGTGAGGCCTTCCGTGTCCTGGAGTCGGAGTCGCTGATCACGGTCCGCCGCGGCGCCCACGGCGGCGCCCGGGTGAGCGCGCCGGACGCCGATGTCGCGGCCCGCTTCGCCGGTCTGATCCTCGAGTACCGCGGCGCCACCCTCGGCGACGTCTACCGCGCCGCCGCGCTCATCGAGCCGCCGTGCGCCCGCCAGCTCGCCGTCAAGCACACGGCGGACGACATCAAGCGGCTGCGTGACGCGGTGGCCGCCGAGAAGTCCGTCCTTGACGACCCGCTCGCGCTCGTGGACGCCCAGGACGCCTTCCACGCCCTGCTGGTCGAGCTCACCGGCAACCAGACCCTGATCCTGCTGTGCGGCATGCTGCGCACCATCGTCGACCGGGCGAACGCCTCGTACACCGCGGCCGCCACGGACACCGAGACCCAGAAGGCCCAGGCCCTCAAGGGTCACCGCGCGCATGTCCGGCTGGTCGGGCTGATCGAGTCCGGCAAGGCCGACGAGGCCGAGAAGCTGTGGCAGCGGCACATCTCCAGCGCCGACGACGTGGTGAACTCGGCCGGCCCGAAGACCGTCCTCGAACTGATCGACTGA
- a CDS encoding serine hydrolase domain-containing protein: protein MTRESMGVDPHRLDVLLRRIRLEVEHGPLPSAQVAVAHAGKLVAFETWGEARPDTRYILQSVGRSIVAGAVWKLIGDGLLDLGEQVAAIIPEFAPNGKEAVTVEQVLTHTAGFPFAPLGHPKMLHREQRLAAFGRWRLDYPPGSRFQFHLTSAAWLIAEIVERRTGLPFAGHLRERIVGPLGLSSIELGVPVDQQPGTVAPMTATDRTDDDQKPDPWGPWYLSDPEVLAAGEPSHALVATAADVALYFQALEHSGLWKPEAVAEGTRIRLTEHPYGDQVYGGGGSRRTSMGLFVTVAGPDAGSGLPSTGSPSLFGNAGAAYQLGFMDPETGVSFALLSNGYPLAGYDHSRRGTAFMTNVADLAADLTD, encoded by the coding sequence ATGACACGCGAATCCATGGGCGTCGACCCGCATCGGCTGGATGTGCTGCTGCGCAGGATCAGGCTGGAGGTGGAGCACGGCCCGCTGCCGTCCGCGCAGGTCGCCGTGGCCCACGCGGGGAAGTTGGTGGCTTTCGAGACGTGGGGGGAGGCGCGGCCGGACACCCGCTACATCCTGCAGTCCGTGGGCCGGTCGATCGTCGCGGGCGCGGTGTGGAAGCTGATCGGCGACGGGCTGCTCGATCTCGGGGAGCAAGTCGCCGCGATCATCCCGGAGTTCGCGCCCAACGGGAAAGAGGCGGTGACGGTCGAGCAGGTGCTCACCCACACCGCCGGCTTCCCCTTCGCGCCGCTCGGCCACCCGAAGATGCTCCACCGTGAGCAGCGGCTGGCCGCCTTCGGCCGCTGGCGGCTCGACTACCCGCCGGGCAGCCGCTTCCAGTTCCATCTCACCTCGGCCGCCTGGCTGATCGCGGAGATCGTGGAGCGCCGTACGGGCCTGCCCTTCGCCGGTCATCTCCGCGAGCGGATCGTCGGTCCGCTGGGCCTGTCGTCGATCGAGCTGGGCGTCCCGGTGGACCAACAGCCCGGCACGGTCGCCCCGATGACGGCCACCGATCGCACCGACGACGACCAGAAGCCCGACCCCTGGGGTCCCTGGTATCTGTCCGACCCGGAGGTGCTCGCGGCGGGCGAGCCGAGTCACGCGCTCGTCGCCACCGCCGCCGATGTCGCCCTGTACTTCCAGGCGCTGGAGCACTCGGGCCTGTGGAAGCCGGAGGCGGTGGCCGAGGGCACCCGGATCCGGCTGACCGAGCATCCCTACGGCGACCAGGTCTACGGCGGCGGGGGCAGCCGGCGTACGAGTATGGGGCTGTTCGTCACCGTCGCCGGACCTGACGCGGGCAGCGGGCTGCCGTCCACCGGCTCGCCGTCGCTCTTCGGGAACGCCGGAGCCGCCTACCAACTGGGCTTCATGGACCCGGAGACCGGGGTGTCCTTCGCGCTGCTGAGCAACGGCTATCCACTCGCCGGATACGACCACTCGCGGCGCGGTACGGCCTTCATGACGAACGTCGCCGATCTGGCGGCCGACCTCACGGACTGA